Genomic segment of Parageobacillus genomosp. 1:
CTGGTGAAAAAAGAGACGACAACAGAAGTCGAAAGTTCGGAAAACTCGCCGCTTGAGAAAGCGAAAGAAAAAGCGAAAAAACAGGAGAGCCAAAACAAACAGGAAAAAGCCGGCCAACAAACAAAAGAAGCGCCAGCACCGAAAGCAACGCTTAACGTCATAGAAACACGCGGTAACTTATCGACGATTGAGCTGACTAATAGCGAAAAATTTGTCATTGAGCTGACGTCGAAAGGAAATTCATGGGTAGAAGTATACAACACAAAAGGCCATTCTTTCTTTAAAGGTAGTTTAACGAACGGACAAACGCAGACATTTGATTTGTCCGCTGAGACGGAAGTGTTTGTGAAAATCGGTCGTACGCTCGATGTGGACATGAAAGTAAACGGACAACCTTTCACCTATCCAATCGATCCAAAAGACGAAGTATTCCAGAAAATGAAGTTTATCTTTAAAAAATCATAGGGGTGAAATGGAAAACGGTTTTGAACCAAGCCGACAGGGCGTTAAACACCATTGAGGTGTTTGTCCATGAAAGGTTGGCAAAACAAGAGTGAATGCCTGCACGCAGGTGTAGGAAAAACTCTTTTTAATACGTCAGAACCCACCGACTTCAGTCGTGTGGAGGTTCAGATGCTGACTAGCGGAGGTATTTAGAGTGAATCTGCCTAATAAAATAACAGTAGCACGCATTATGCTCATACCGTTATTTTTAATTGTCATGCTCGTTCCGTTCGGGTGGGGCAGCGTGAAAATCGGCGCGGCCACGCTGCCGGTTTCCCATTTGATCGGGGCGCTGATTTTCATTATCGCTTCGACGACAGATTGGATTGACGGCTATTATGCCCGTAAATATCAACTTGTCACCAACTTAGGGAAGTTTTTGGACCCGCTCGCGGATAAACTGCTTGTCTCGGCGGCGCTTATTGTGCTTGTCGAGCTTCACTATGCGCCGTCGTGGATGGTGATTGTTATCATTAGCCGTGAGTTTGCCGTGACAGGGCTGCGGCTCGTGCTGGCCGGCGAAGGAGAGGTAATGGCTGCCAACATGCTTGGCAAAATTAAAACGTGGACGCAAATTATAGCGATTTCCGCCCTTCTTTTGCATAACTTTCCGTTTTCGCTTCTGGCGTTTCCGTTTGCTAAATTAGCGCTGTGGGTAGCGGTCATTTTTACGGTATGGTCTGGCTGGGACTATTTTGCGAAAAATAAACATGCTTTCTTGCATTCCAAATAGAAATATATATGCAGTCCAATAAAGGGGGCGCCTTGATTGAACGCGGAGATTATTGCTGTCGGCTCCGAGCTGTTGCTCGGACAAATCGCCAACACCAATGCGCAGTTTTTGTCGCAGCAGCTTGCCGAGCTTGGTATCAACGTTTATTTCCATACCGTTGTCGGCGATAATGCCGCTAGGCTTGAGCAGGCGGTAAAAGTGGCGCAAACAAGGGCTGACCTGATTATTTTTACCGGTGGGCTCGGTCCGACGAAAGACGATTTAACGAAAGAAACGATCGCCCGCCCGCTGCAGCGGGAGCTGGTGACGGATGAGGAAGCGCTTCGTTCCATTGAAGCTTATTTTGCCCGCACAAACCGAATCATGACGGAAAATAATAAAAAGCAGGCATTGGTGCTCAAAGGCTCTACCATATTAAAAAATGAGCACGGCATGGCGCCGGGGATGGCGATTACGATCGATTCCATTACCTATATGCTTCTGCCCGGACCGCCAAAAGAAATGCAGCCGATGTTTCGCAAATACGGTCGCGCTTTTTTGCTAGAGAAGCTTGGACACGAGGAACGCATTGAATCGCGCGTATTGCGCTTTTTTGGCATCGGCGAGTCAGAGTTGGAAACAAGAATTGAAGACTTGATTGATCAGCAGTCTAATCCGACGATTGCCCCGCTTGCCGGCGACGGAGAGGTGACATTGCGCTTGACTGCGAAGCACCGCTCGGAAGCAGAGGCAAAAAGACTGCTCGACGAAACGGAAAAGAAAATAGTAGAACGCGTCGGCGCCTATCTTTATGGCTATAATGAAGAAACATTATTTGAAAAGGCGATTCAGACGCTAAAAGTGCAAAAGAAAACGGTGGCAGCGGCTGAAAGCTTGACAGGTGGGCTTTTCCTGGAGCAATTGACAGCTGTTCCCGGCGCCTCCCAAGTGGTTCGTGGCGGGGTCGTCTGCTATACGAATGACGTAAAAGAAAAAGTGCTTGGCGTCCCCTATGCCGTGTTAGCAGCGGACGGCGCGGTAAGCGAACAGTGCGCGCGCCTGTTGGCGGAAAATGTCCGCACGCTCTGCCAAGCGGATATCGGCATCAGCTTTACCGGCGTGGCGGGTCCAGACCCGCTTGAAGGAAAGCCGGTCGGTACCGTGTATATCGGTATTTCTACTTCTAAACACGGCACCAATGTCTATCCGCTCACCTTATCCGGCCACCGTGATGCGATTCGCATCCGCACCGCGAAATACGGCTGCTCCTTTTTATTAAAAACATTGACGGCTGCAGAATGAACGCAGCCGTTTCTCCCCTTGTTGTTCCCCGCTTTTTCGTCTATCTTCCCGATGGAGATTGTTTCTATTTTCACCACAAGAAAACGAATAGACGTTCGATTTTTTGCTTGGCAACAACCGTAAAAAACGGTATAGTATAAGTAGTTGAGAAAAAAGGAGGAGTTTGTTAGTGAATCAAGACCGTCAAGCCGCCTTAGAGCAGGCGTTGAAACAGATTGAAAAACAGTTTGGCAAAGGCTCGATTATGAGGCTCGGTGAACAGACAGACCGTAAAATTTCCACTGTATCCAGCGGATCGCTGGCGCTTGATATCGCTTTAGGAGTGGGCGGCTATCCGCGCGGACGTATTGTTGAAATATATGGACCTGAATCTTCCGGGAAAACGACCGTTGCCCTTCATGCGATTGCCGAAGTGCAGAAGCAAGGGGGACAAGCGGCATTTATCGACGCGGAGCATGCGCTTGATCCGATTTATGCACAAAAATTAGGCGTCAATATCGATGAGTTGCTGCTGTCTCAGCCAGATACGGGCGAGCAGGCGCTCGAAATCGCAGAAGCACTGGTGAGAAGCGGTGCGGTCGACATTATTGTCATTGACTCCGTTGCGGCGCTGGTGCCAAAAGCGGAAATAGAAGGGGAAATGGGCGATGCCCACGTTGGTCTGCAGGCGCGCTTAATGTCGCAAGCGTTGCGCAAATTATCGGGAGCGATTAATAAGTCGAAGACCATCGCTATTTTCATCAACCAAATTCGTGAAAAAGTTGGAGTTATGTTTGGCAATCCGGAGACAACGCCAGGCGGCCGTGCGCTAAAATTTTATGCTTCCGTCCGCCTAGAAGTGCGCCGTGCTGAGCAAATCAAGCAAGGTAACGACATGGTGGGAAATAAAACGAAAATTAAAGTCGTGAAAAATAAGGTGGCTCCACCATTTAAAACAGCGGACGTAGATATTATGTACGGAGAAGGCATTTCCCGCGAAGGCGAAATTATCGATATGGCATCGGAGCTCGATATCGTGCAAAAAAGCGGCTCGTGGTACTCTTATAAAGATGAGCGCCTCGGCCAAGGGCGGGAAAATGCGAAACAGTTTTTAAAAGAGAATCCGCATATTGCCGAAGAAATTGCCCAAGAAATCCGCAAACATTACGGCATTGAATCTTCTAGTGTTAACGGTGTCGGCGAATTACAACAAGACGAGTTTGGGCTTTTGGAAGACTAAATGAGAGAGGAACGCGATTCCTCTCTTTTTTATTTCCATTTATTGCAGGTGTGTACTTCCTATATCTTGACAATCATTTTTGCCACCTTTAAAATTAACATGTATATTTTTCAAAAAAATAAACGATAAAAGCCCGTGACTCCGGCTGATGGAAGCGGTCCGTGCATAAACAAGTGAAGGAATCGTTTTGCACTGGACCAACTCGCATAATGATGGACGATCATGCAAGGGAGTGCGGTAAGCATTTGCGGAAAATTAGACCGCGTTCGCGTAAAGCGGAAATTCCCATCCATAGGACCGTTCGCTCTATGTACGCTTAATCAACGGGTTGCCGGTGCTTGAAACTCTGATGTTTGCAACGATTGTGCTGTATGTTGAAACGTTGATAACAATGTACATGCCGACAGTTACATCCAACGCATCTGAATTATAGCAAGAGGAGGTGAAAACATGGATTCAATCATCATCTCCGCTTTGCTTGCCTTAGTTGTCGGTGCCGTTGTTGGCTTTTTTGTTCGCAAATCGATTGCAGAGGCGAAAATTGGCGGTGCCCAAGCAGCCGCACAGCAAATTGTGGAAGAAGCAAAACGAGAAGCGGATGCGTTGAAAAAAGAAACGCTTCTTGAAGCAAAAGATGAAATCCACAAACTTCGTACCGAGGTTGAACGTGAAATTCGCGACCGCAGAAGCGAGCTGCAAAAGCAAGAAAATCGATTGCTTCAAAAAGAAGAAAATCTCGATCGCAAAGACGAAGCCCTCAATAAACGTGAGGCGCTTTTAGAGGCGAAAGAAGAAGCACTGAATGAAAGACAACAGCATATTGAACAGATGGAAAGCAAAGTGGAAGAACTCGTGCAACAGCAGCAAACGGAATTAGAACGAATTTCCGGCTTGACCCGCGAAGAAGCACGGCAAATTATTTTGGAACGCGTCGAAAAAGAATTGTCCCATGAAATTGCCGTGATGGTGA
This window contains:
- the pgsA gene encoding CDP-diacylglycerol--glycerol-3-phosphate 3-phosphatidyltransferase, with product MNLPNKITVARIMLIPLFLIVMLVPFGWGSVKIGAATLPVSHLIGALIFIIASTTDWIDGYYARKYQLVTNLGKFLDPLADKLLVSAALIVLVELHYAPSWMVIVIISREFAVTGLRLVLAGEGEVMAANMLGKIKTWTQIIAISALLLHNFPFSLLAFPFAKLALWVAVIFTVWSGWDYFAKNKHAFLHSK
- a CDS encoding helix-turn-helix domain-containing protein; its protein translation is MTELGKRLKEAREAKNISLDELQDMTKIQKRYLIGIEEGNYAIMPGNFYVRAFIKQYAEAVGLDPEQIFEEYKQDIPQSYQEEVPQPLSRVKTRQQLSPESTKWLDLLPKLLIAAVVVGIAVIIWLLLQNNAENKQESLVKKETTTEVESSENSPLEKAKEKAKKQESQNKQEKAGQQTKEAPAPKATLNVIETRGNLSTIELTNSEKFVIELTSKGNSWVEVYNTKGHSFFKGSLTNGQTQTFDLSAETEVFVKIGRTLDVDMKVNGQPFTYPIDPKDEVFQKMKFIFKKS
- the recA gene encoding recombinase RecA, yielding MNQDRQAALEQALKQIEKQFGKGSIMRLGEQTDRKISTVSSGSLALDIALGVGGYPRGRIVEIYGPESSGKTTVALHAIAEVQKQGGQAAFIDAEHALDPIYAQKLGVNIDELLLSQPDTGEQALEIAEALVRSGAVDIIVIDSVAALVPKAEIEGEMGDAHVGLQARLMSQALRKLSGAINKSKTIAIFINQIREKVGVMFGNPETTPGGRALKFYASVRLEVRRAEQIKQGNDMVGNKTKIKVVKNKVAPPFKTADVDIMYGEGISREGEIIDMASELDIVQKSGSWYSYKDERLGQGRENAKQFLKENPHIAEEIAQEIRKHYGIESSSVNGVGELQQDEFGLLED
- a CDS encoding competence/damage-inducible protein A, with the protein product MNAEIIAVGSELLLGQIANTNAQFLSQQLAELGINVYFHTVVGDNAARLEQAVKVAQTRADLIIFTGGLGPTKDDLTKETIARPLQRELVTDEEALRSIEAYFARTNRIMTENNKKQALVLKGSTILKNEHGMAPGMAITIDSITYMLLPGPPKEMQPMFRKYGRAFLLEKLGHEERIESRVLRFFGIGESELETRIEDLIDQQSNPTIAPLAGDGEVTLRLTAKHRSEAEAKRLLDETEKKIVERVGAYLYGYNEETLFEKAIQTLKVQKKTVAAAESLTGGLFLEQLTAVPGASQVVRGGVVCYTNDVKEKVLGVPYAVLAADGAVSEQCARLLAENVRTLCQADIGISFTGVAGPDPLEGKPVGTVYIGISTSKHGTNVYPLTLSGHRDAIRIRTAKYGCSFLLKTLTAAE